The following are encoded together in the Schistocerca gregaria isolate iqSchGreg1 unplaced genomic scaffold, iqSchGreg1.2 ptg000888l, whole genome shotgun sequence genome:
- the LOC126324520 gene encoding uncharacterized protein LOC126324520 — MSHKTLKWIALGFFFYILLYTSYRVHSKTAENFYHSPEDDFGYVNSTKDDVKMPYAEKEDESQLKTPDPVPAPTGKNYLFEICMIIFIILYIIRYYIGQHQNESLAIIWMHSCLPLLFEQFSRVGGENATLVKESQSTFRLTCTGRVHCIGLQINLILLSRQDIFSLLYSTFFLGRDLVTIQVAMNEDALSPFVFAIIKNLDCHMVINSFPNLSSCTKPIKSHYSGLDDSTWSVLSNCKKVVPQIITSGLKSFLNNFGAFVKLIYITNQYAHETYKKVLHFIFEMPKKDDMKTMEPILAMVLSLIDLVSKIKVSETSRVISAKASKLGRKENTDADKKSDNLLNNQIRKSKRARC, encoded by the exons ATGTCACATAAAACCCTAAAATGGATAGCACtagggttttttttttatatattattatacA catCTTATAGGGTTCATTCTAAAACCGCTGAAAAC TTCTATCACAGCCCTGAGGATGATTTTGGTTATGTGAACTCTACCAAAGATGATGTTAAAATGCCCTACGCTGAAAAAGAAGATGAATCTCAACTAAAAACTCCAGATCCAGTACCCGCCCCCA CTGGCAAAAATTATCTCTTCGAAATTTGTATGATAATTTTCATCATACTTTATATCATTCGCTACTATATTGGACAACATCAAAACGAGAGCCTTGCTATTATTTGGATGCATTCGTGCCTTCCCCTACTTTTTGAGCAATTTAGTCGAGTTGGAGGAGAAAATGCTACGCTTGTCAAAGAATCTCAATCTACTTTCCGCCTTACTTGCACAGGCCGCGTACATTGCATTGGCCTTCAAATTAATTTAATTCTTCTCAGTCGTCAAGACATATTCAGTCTATTATACTCTACTTTCTTTTTAGGCCGAGATTTAGTCACTATACAAGTAGCTATGAATGAAGATGCTCTCAGTCCTTTCGTCTTTGCTATTATAAAGAATTTAGATTGCCATATGGTTATTAACTCATTTCCTAACCTTAGCTCTTGCACGAAGCCTATAAAAAGTCACTATTCTGGCCTGGATGACAGTACTTGGAGCGTTCTCAGCAATTGCAAAAAGGTTGTTCCTCAAATCATTACGTCTGGCctcaaaagctttttaaataacttTGGTGCTTTCGTGAAACTTATTTATATAACGAATCAGTATGCTCATGAGACTTATAAAAAAGTCCTTCACTTCATTTTTGAGATGCCAAAAAAAGACGACATGAAAACCATGGAGCCTATACTAGCTATGGTGCTTAGTCTGATTGATTTAGTATCTAAGATAAAAGTATCTGAAACCTCCAGAGTTATTTCGGCTAAGGCTTCAAAGCTTGGCCGGAAAGAAAATACAGATGCTGATAAAAAGAGTGATAATTTACTAAATAACCAAATCAGGAAATCGAAAAGGGCAAGGTGTTGA
- the LOC126324537 gene encoding actobindin-like translates to MSHPDELINDIQKGTELKHAETLDKSCPMIEKGATVHQSNRKQLLQEVEQPHNLQHPECTKDRSSPMIEEGAKVGKTERPALLNEIRHVKSPAE, encoded by the exons ATGTCGCACCCAGATG AATTGATCAACGATATACAAAAAGGAACTGAACTCAAGCATGCTGAGACTCTTGACAAATCATGTCCAATGATTGAAA AGGGAGCAACCGTTCACCAGAGCAATCGAAAGCAGCTTCTTCAAGAGGTCGAGCAGCCACATAATTTGCAGCATCCTGAATGCACGAAAGACCGTAGTAGCCCAATGATTGAAGAGGGCGCGAAAGTTGGGAAGACTGAACGCCCAGCCCTGCTTAACGAAATTCGTCACGTCAAGTCTCCTGCAGAATAA
- the LOC126324508 gene encoding vacuolar protein sorting-associated protein 53 homolog isoform X4 encodes MVFKELQQAILDVLPSKDPLDDPDFDAINYMNNLFPNETSLDIIENEVKKLRRKVRRIDEEIIELVNAQIHAGSRGGIQLDNAKASIQVT; translated from the exons ATGGTATT TAAAGAGCTTCAACAAGCTATTCTTGATGTCTTACCTTCAAAGGACCCTTTAGACGACCCAGACTTTGACGCTATCAACTACATGAACAACCTGTTTCCAAACG AGACGTCCTTGGATATCATTGAAAATGAAGTCAAAAAACTGAGGCGTAAAGTCCGCAG AATTGATGAGGAAATTATAGAATTAGTCAATGCACAAATTCATGCAGGCAGCAGGGGCGGGATACAATTAGACAATGCTAAGGCATCTATTCAA GTGACATAA
- the LOC126324517 gene encoding uncharacterized protein LOC126324517 isoform X2, translating into MESKGSPNLIDRRVDEFSKERPSVEEIASFLSLDCVVIPLERPYIWSNTVVSLDGVCSIGQGKRGVRLIGLHHLSDSQGSTDFKLLSAGWASSDAIIFSAAGLRTECEQKLLVVQPDLLNWRMNTLKRQSRQPSVIVVTKSGWLDIKHPIWSTDRLKIIATSCNGKKAIHKYLLNNEKELSNDAGRISLWLKEKYNIIIKSFPDTQNENSVDLVKLCTYLKVVHSFRYLDISAGPTLINLFLKNKLIDECRYTRSGVLVGQHPWGDCEGVEGPDKRPLQYPASIICLKTSNLLNGLF; encoded by the exons ATGGAATCTAAAGGATCTCCTAATTTAATTGACAGAAGGGTAGATGAATTTTCCAAAGAAAGGCCGAGCGTAGAAGAAATTGCCTCTTTTTTATCTTTGGATTGTGTGGTTATCCCTCTTGAAAGACCTTATATATGGTCTAATACAGTTGTAAGTCTAGATGGTGTTTGCAG TATAGGCCAGGGAAAAAGGGGTGTACGACTGATTGGGTTGCATCACCTATCCGACTCTCAAGGAAGTACAGACTTCAAGTTGTTATCTGCTG GATGGGCTTCATCTGACGCAATCATATTTAGCGCAGCAGGCCTACGTACTGAGTGTGAACAAAAACTTTTGGTTGTCCAACCGGACCTCTTAAATTGGAGAATGAACACTCTTAAGCGCCAATCAAGACAGCCAAGTGTTATTGTTGTGACTAAATCTGGGTGGCTTGATATCAAGCACCCGATATGGTCAACAGATAGATTAAAAATAATAGCTACTTCTTGTAATGGAAAAAAAGCTATTCATAAGTATCTTCTCAATAATGAAAAGGAACTGTCGAACGATGCTGGAAGGATCAGCCTATGGTTGAAAGAGAAATACAACATTATTATCAAATCATTTCCAGACACTCAAAATGAAAATTCAGTTGATTTGGTAAAGCTGTGTACATATTTAAAAGTGGTACACAGCTTTCGATACCTGGATATATCAGCTGGTCCGACATtaatcaatttgtttttaaaaaa CAAATTGATTGACGAATGTAGATACACAAGATCAGGAGTACTGGTCGGACAGCATCCATGGGGTGACTGCGAAGGAGTCGAGGGGCCTGATAAAAGACCACTCCAATATCCAGCATCTATAA TTTGCTTAAAGACTTCAAACCTTTTGAATGGCCTATTCTGA
- the LOC126324474 gene encoding putative exosome complex exonuclease RRP42 codes for MITNLSNTEIEFIRDGITQNVRIDGRERFDYRPFTLEVGTITQANGSARLSLGETKILVGVKAEIGEPLDNAPNEGVLKVAVECCPTASPYFEGRGAEELNIKLSNLMEKMLLSSAHIDLGILCLIPKKQCWILYIEILVLDCGGNLVDAISIATRAALANTTVPLVKVVEAKKPGEYEFELDGDIDNNIIIPVENVPIFVSFNQIGSYLIVDPSLQEELCLGCRISIGINKIGNICTIDKGNGMIGLETLPQIMSTAKTLGLKILNLIDGYKLKSFQQQTTCFDTIIEDDSLVI; via the exons ATGATTACGAATCTATCTAATACAGAAATTGA ATTTATCAGAGATGGCATAACGCAGAATGTCAGAATTGATGGACGCGAAAGGTTTGATTACCGTCCGTTTACACTAGAGGTAGGAACTATAACACAAGCCAACGGATCTGCAAG ACTATCTTTGGGAGAAACAAAGATATTGGTAGGAGTAAAGGCTGAAATTGGCGAACCACTTGATAATGCACCCAATGAGGGTGTTCTTAAGGTCGCAGTTGAGTG TTGTCCCACTGCAAGTCCGTATTTTGAGGGAAGAGGGGCAGAGGAATTGAATATCAAATTATCGAATCTGATGGAAAAAATGCTTTTATCCTCAGCGCATATCGACCTCGGTATTTTATGTCTGATCCCTAAAAAACAGTGTTGGATATTGTATATAGAAATATTG GTCTTAGATTGTGGAGGAAATTTGGTAGATGCAATCTCAATTGCAACAAGGGCTGCTTTGGCTAATACAAC TGTACCTCTTGTTAAAGTTGTTGAAGCCAAAAAGCCTGGGGAATATGAGTTTGAGTTAGATGGAGATATAGACAATAACATTATAATTCCAGTCGAAAATGTACCTATTTTTGTCTCCTTCAACCAA ATTGGGTCATATCTCATTGTGGATCCTTCCTTACAAGAAGAACTATGTTTAGGATGCCGAATATCTATCGGTATCAATAAAATTGGTAATATATGCACTATCGATAAAGGAAATGGAATGATAGGCCTGGAGACCCTTCCACAAATCATGTCAACTGCCAAAACACTTGGTCTGAAAATCCTGAATTTGATAGATGGATATAAATTGAAAAGCTTTCAACAGCAAACAACTTGTTTCGACACAATAATCGAAGATGATAGCCTTGTTATATAA
- the LOC126324508 gene encoding uncharacterized protein LOC126324508 isoform X1: protein MSSVPDHSDNSINSEFSFRLGDCHDFTISKELQQAILDVLPSKDPLDDPDFDAINYMNNLFPNETSLDIIENEVKKLRRKVRRIDEEIIELVNAQIHAGSRGGIQLDNAKASIQKLFEKIGDIKNKSNSSEEMVNNICKDIRDLDYAKRNLSETTQVLNRLKLVVQEIENLKMMYQKKSYAEVNDLLRNINQIFSTFANFRNIDRLKELEQVYETIKSSLQVQIFSEFDHINSNKLSPNQLQNLSDACLAIDAIGPNTRREFIVYFSSRQFAVYELKFKPETSQLKELNQHYQWFLNWLSNYEEHYAKVFFSHWRVNECVAEDFCIRTNDKVLQLLERTKSSIDIKELKRALKDTIKFENSLSSYFLNEIRKIPIELLEEEMNRKGESSTKKSESSAPEPSNKVLIDSLLNQVALKFKGIISTCFEHYMYLYVRYQNDYVEAQFNQLMNQETWTTQIESSSKTFNSARKMIELFSKVRRNAANLNQSQAFFDIFLIFKKYLMLYAEKLLARLHLVNANQSTLPSDEILCCIMINTGEYCASMCTMIQHVIQSKILPRFKDSVVLHDERNKYIGVIASARETLSQLIAIAIEPAFVEMSQINWERFIADRNVLDASPYVSIVSEYLHERVSVFRSYMTPLTIFEFEDVEFPQSPNYFQIICDTILVYFTRRYEAAIYACRKINEAGAQQLLTDLAQFRKNLESLPIVAFASSSDTAPSSDYNLSSTGSSAPSTVSVTYSKKVRREFEKLEKLLKVIWTPQDMLLDTYRALLPDKNDVDLVSIMNIKGISYQSQHQILDAFGSPKDSPARDFVTRDWIDTTKTTFDSTTQTIKGAIFNMFKQP from the exons ATGTCATCTGTCCCGGATCATTCAGACAATAGCATTAACTCCGAATTTTCCTTCCGGCTTGGGGACTGTCACGATTTCACCATCAGTAAAGAGCTTCAACAAGCTATTCTTGATGTCTTACCTTCAAAGGACCCTTTAGACGACCCAGACTTTGACGCTATCAACTACATGAACAACCTGTTTCCAAACG AGACGTCCTTGGATATCATTGAAAATGAAGTCAAAAAACTGAGGCGTAAAGTCCGCAG AATTGATGAGGAAATTATAGAATTAGTCAATGCACAAATTCATGCAGGCAGCAGGGGCGGGATACAATTAGACAATGCTAAGGCATCTATTCAA aaacttTTTGAAAAAATAGGTGACATAAAAAACAAGTCTAATAGCagtgaagaaatggtgaataatatCTGCAAAGATATCCGCGACTTGGACTACGCCAAGCGAAATCTCTCTGAAACAACACAAGTATTAAATAGGCTAAAGCTGGTCGTTCAGGAAATAGAAAACTTGAAAATGATGTACCAAAAGAAAAGCTATGCAGAAGTAAACGATCTTCTTCGAAACATCAATCAAATCTTCTCAACTTTTGCCAACTTTCGAAACATCGACCGATTGAAAGAACTTGAGCAAGTATATGAAACCATAAAAAGCAGCCTCCAGGTACAAATTTTCAGCGAATTTGATCATATTAATTCGAACAAGCTTTCACCCAATCAACTTCAAAATCTGTCGGACGCCTGCTTGGCTATTGATGCGATTGGGCCCAATACTCGCAGGGAGTTCATTGTTTATTTTTCTAGCCGTCAATTCGCTGTTTATGAACTCAAATTTAAACCAGAAACCTCGCAGTTGAAAGAACTCAATCAGCATTATCAATGGTTTTTGAATTGGCTAAGTAATTATGAAGAACATTATGCCAAAGTTTTTTTCAGTCACTGGCGCGTTAATGAATGTGTTGCCGAAGATTTCTGCATTCGTACCAACGACAAAGTGCTTCAATTGCTAGAGCGCACAAAGTCGTCTATAGATATAAAAGAACTTAAGCGTGCCCTCAAAGACACGATCAAATTTGAAAACTCACTCAGTTCTTATTTtctaaatgaaatcagaaaaatccccATTGAACTTCTAGAAGAAGAGATGAATAGAAAGGGTGAGTCTTCGACTAAAAAATCTGAAAGTTCGGCCCCAGAGCCAAGCAATAAAGTTTTAATTGATAGCCTATTAAATCAGGTGGCGCTCAAGTTCAAAGGTATTATTTCAACTTGCTTTGAACATTACATGTACCTATATGTCAGGTACCAAAACGACTACGTTGAGGCTCAGTTCAATCAACTTATGAATCAAGAGACGTGGACAACTCAAATTGAATCAAGTTCAAAAACCTTTAATAGCGCTCGAAAGATGATTGAGCTATTTTCTAAAGTTCGTCGAAATGCTGCTAATCTGAATCAATCTCAAGCATTTTTCGACATCttccttatttttaaaaaatacttaatgCTTTATGCAGAAAAACTTTTAGCTCGTCTCCATTTGGTAAATGCCAACCAATCCACCCTTCCATCGGATGAAATACTATGCTGCATTATGATCAATACCGGAGAGTATTGTGCATCGATGTGTACGATGATTCAGCATGTCATTCAGTCTAAGATCTTACCAAGGTTCAAAGATAGTGTTGTTCTTCATGACGAAAGAAACAAATACATTGGTGTGATTGCTTCAGCACGAGAAACATTGAGTCAGCTTATTGCTATCGCTATTGAGCCTGCCTTTGTTGAAATGAGCCAAATTAATTGGGAGCGATTTATAGCAGATAGGAATGTCCTCGATGCAAGTCCCTACGTTAGTATAGTTTCAGAATATCTTCATGAAAGAGTTTCTGTCTTTCGTTCTTACATGACACCTCTCACTATATTTGAATTTGAAGACGTTGAATTTCCCCAAAGTCCcaattattttcaaattatttgcgaCACTATCTTGGTTTATTTCACCAGAAGATACGAAGCTGCTATATACGCCTGTCGTAAGATTAATGAAGCTGGCGCTCAACAACTTCTAACCGATTTAGCTCAATTTAGGAAGAATCTAGAGAGTCTGCCCATTGTAGCTTTCGCTTCATCTTCAGATACGGCTCCTTCCAGTGACTACAATCTTTCAAGCACAGGTTCTTCTGCGCCTTCTACCGTTTCTGTTACGTACAGCAAAAAAGTTCGGCGAGAATTTGAGAAATTAGAAAAATTGCTCAAGGTGATTTGGACACCTCAGGATATGTTGCTCGACACTTATAGAGCCCTTTTGCCAGACAAAAATGACGTTGATTTAGTTTCTATTATGAACATCAAAGGCATCAGCTACCAAAGCCAGCACCAAATTCTAGATGCTTTTGGATCACCTAAGGACTCACCTGCTCGAGATTTTGTAACAAGAGACTGGATAGATACCACGAAAACCACCTTCGACTCAACTACACAGACTATCAAAGGCGCCATTTTTAATATGTTTAAGCAACCTTGA
- the LOC126324517 gene encoding uncharacterized protein LOC126324517 isoform X3 has product MESKGSPNLIDRRVDEFSKERPSVEEIASFLSLDCVVIPLERPYIWSNTVVSLDGVCSIGQGKRGVRLIGLHHLSDSQGSTDFKLLSAGWASSDAIIFSAAGLRTECEQKLLVVQPDLLNWRMNTLKRQSRQPSVIVVTKSGWLDIKHPIWSTDRLKIIATSCNGKKAIHKYLLNNEKELSNDAGRISLWLKEKYNIIIKSFPDTQNENSVDLVKLCTYLKVVHSFRYLDISAGPTLINLFLKKLQID; this is encoded by the exons ATGGAATCTAAAGGATCTCCTAATTTAATTGACAGAAGGGTAGATGAATTTTCCAAAGAAAGGCCGAGCGTAGAAGAAATTGCCTCTTTTTTATCTTTGGATTGTGTGGTTATCCCTCTTGAAAGACCTTATATATGGTCTAATACAGTTGTAAGTCTAGATGGTGTTTGCAG TATAGGCCAGGGAAAAAGGGGTGTACGACTGATTGGGTTGCATCACCTATCCGACTCTCAAGGAAGTACAGACTTCAAGTTGTTATCTGCTG GATGGGCTTCATCTGACGCAATCATATTTAGCGCAGCAGGCCTACGTACTGAGTGTGAACAAAAACTTTTGGTTGTCCAACCGGACCTCTTAAATTGGAGAATGAACACTCTTAAGCGCCAATCAAGACAGCCAAGTGTTATTGTTGTGACTAAATCTGGGTGGCTTGATATCAAGCACCCGATATGGTCAACAGATAGATTAAAAATAATAGCTACTTCTTGTAATGGAAAAAAAGCTATTCATAAGTATCTTCTCAATAATGAAAAGGAACTGTCGAACGATGCTGGAAGGATCAGCCTATGGTTGAAAGAGAAATACAACATTATTATCAAATCATTTCCAGACACTCAAAATGAAAATTCAGTTGATTTGGTAAAGCTGTGTACATATTTAAAAGTGGTACACAGCTTTCGATACCTGGATATATCAGCTGGTCCGACATtaatcaatttgtttttaaaaaagttA CAAATTGATTGA
- the LOC126324508 gene encoding vacuolar protein sorting-associated protein 53 homolog isoform X3 — MSSVPDHSDNSINSEFSFRLGDCHDFTISKELQQAILDVLPSKDPLDDPDFDAINYMNNLFPNETSLDIIENEVKKLRRKVRRIDEEIIELVNAQIHAGSRGGIQLDNAKASIQVT; from the exons ATGTCATCTGTCCCGGATCATTCAGACAATAGCATTAACTCCGAATTTTCCTTCCGGCTTGGGGACTGTCACGATTTCACCATCAGTAAAGAGCTTCAACAAGCTATTCTTGATGTCTTACCTTCAAAGGACCCTTTAGACGACCCAGACTTTGACGCTATCAACTACATGAACAACCTGTTTCCAAACG AGACGTCCTTGGATATCATTGAAAATGAAGTCAAAAAACTGAGGCGTAAAGTCCGCAG AATTGATGAGGAAATTATAGAATTAGTCAATGCACAAATTCATGCAGGCAGCAGGGGCGGGATACAATTAGACAATGCTAAGGCATCTATTCAA GTGACATAA
- the LOC126324508 gene encoding uncharacterized protein LOC126324508 isoform X2, translating to MVFKELQQAILDVLPSKDPLDDPDFDAINYMNNLFPNETSLDIIENEVKKLRRKVRRIDEEIIELVNAQIHAGSRGGIQLDNAKASIQKLFEKIGDIKNKSNSSEEMVNNICKDIRDLDYAKRNLSETTQVLNRLKLVVQEIENLKMMYQKKSYAEVNDLLRNINQIFSTFANFRNIDRLKELEQVYETIKSSLQVQIFSEFDHINSNKLSPNQLQNLSDACLAIDAIGPNTRREFIVYFSSRQFAVYELKFKPETSQLKELNQHYQWFLNWLSNYEEHYAKVFFSHWRVNECVAEDFCIRTNDKVLQLLERTKSSIDIKELKRALKDTIKFENSLSSYFLNEIRKIPIELLEEEMNRKGESSTKKSESSAPEPSNKVLIDSLLNQVALKFKGIISTCFEHYMYLYVRYQNDYVEAQFNQLMNQETWTTQIESSSKTFNSARKMIELFSKVRRNAANLNQSQAFFDIFLIFKKYLMLYAEKLLARLHLVNANQSTLPSDEILCCIMINTGEYCASMCTMIQHVIQSKILPRFKDSVVLHDERNKYIGVIASARETLSQLIAIAIEPAFVEMSQINWERFIADRNVLDASPYVSIVSEYLHERVSVFRSYMTPLTIFEFEDVEFPQSPNYFQIICDTILVYFTRRYEAAIYACRKINEAGAQQLLTDLAQFRKNLESLPIVAFASSSDTAPSSDYNLSSTGSSAPSTVSVTYSKKVRREFEKLEKLLKVIWTPQDMLLDTYRALLPDKNDVDLVSIMNIKGISYQSQHQILDAFGSPKDSPARDFVTRDWIDTTKTTFDSTTQTIKGAIFNMFKQP from the exons ATGGTATT TAAAGAGCTTCAACAAGCTATTCTTGATGTCTTACCTTCAAAGGACCCTTTAGACGACCCAGACTTTGACGCTATCAACTACATGAACAACCTGTTTCCAAACG AGACGTCCTTGGATATCATTGAAAATGAAGTCAAAAAACTGAGGCGTAAAGTCCGCAG AATTGATGAGGAAATTATAGAATTAGTCAATGCACAAATTCATGCAGGCAGCAGGGGCGGGATACAATTAGACAATGCTAAGGCATCTATTCAA aaacttTTTGAAAAAATAGGTGACATAAAAAACAAGTCTAATAGCagtgaagaaatggtgaataatatCTGCAAAGATATCCGCGACTTGGACTACGCCAAGCGAAATCTCTCTGAAACAACACAAGTATTAAATAGGCTAAAGCTGGTCGTTCAGGAAATAGAAAACTTGAAAATGATGTACCAAAAGAAAAGCTATGCAGAAGTAAACGATCTTCTTCGAAACATCAATCAAATCTTCTCAACTTTTGCCAACTTTCGAAACATCGACCGATTGAAAGAACTTGAGCAAGTATATGAAACCATAAAAAGCAGCCTCCAGGTACAAATTTTCAGCGAATTTGATCATATTAATTCGAACAAGCTTTCACCCAATCAACTTCAAAATCTGTCGGACGCCTGCTTGGCTATTGATGCGATTGGGCCCAATACTCGCAGGGAGTTCATTGTTTATTTTTCTAGCCGTCAATTCGCTGTTTATGAACTCAAATTTAAACCAGAAACCTCGCAGTTGAAAGAACTCAATCAGCATTATCAATGGTTTTTGAATTGGCTAAGTAATTATGAAGAACATTATGCCAAAGTTTTTTTCAGTCACTGGCGCGTTAATGAATGTGTTGCCGAAGATTTCTGCATTCGTACCAACGACAAAGTGCTTCAATTGCTAGAGCGCACAAAGTCGTCTATAGATATAAAAGAACTTAAGCGTGCCCTCAAAGACACGATCAAATTTGAAAACTCACTCAGTTCTTATTTtctaaatgaaatcagaaaaatccccATTGAACTTCTAGAAGAAGAGATGAATAGAAAGGGTGAGTCTTCGACTAAAAAATCTGAAAGTTCGGCCCCAGAGCCAAGCAATAAAGTTTTAATTGATAGCCTATTAAATCAGGTGGCGCTCAAGTTCAAAGGTATTATTTCAACTTGCTTTGAACATTACATGTACCTATATGTCAGGTACCAAAACGACTACGTTGAGGCTCAGTTCAATCAACTTATGAATCAAGAGACGTGGACAACTCAAATTGAATCAAGTTCAAAAACCTTTAATAGCGCTCGAAAGATGATTGAGCTATTTTCTAAAGTTCGTCGAAATGCTGCTAATCTGAATCAATCTCAAGCATTTTTCGACATCttccttatttttaaaaaatacttaatgCTTTATGCAGAAAAACTTTTAGCTCGTCTCCATTTGGTAAATGCCAACCAATCCACCCTTCCATCGGATGAAATACTATGCTGCATTATGATCAATACCGGAGAGTATTGTGCATCGATGTGTACGATGATTCAGCATGTCATTCAGTCTAAGATCTTACCAAGGTTCAAAGATAGTGTTGTTCTTCATGACGAAAGAAACAAATACATTGGTGTGATTGCTTCAGCACGAGAAACATTGAGTCAGCTTATTGCTATCGCTATTGAGCCTGCCTTTGTTGAAATGAGCCAAATTAATTGGGAGCGATTTATAGCAGATAGGAATGTCCTCGATGCAAGTCCCTACGTTAGTATAGTTTCAGAATATCTTCATGAAAGAGTTTCTGTCTTTCGTTCTTACATGACACCTCTCACTATATTTGAATTTGAAGACGTTGAATTTCCCCAAAGTCCcaattattttcaaattatttgcgaCACTATCTTGGTTTATTTCACCAGAAGATACGAAGCTGCTATATACGCCTGTCGTAAGATTAATGAAGCTGGCGCTCAACAACTTCTAACCGATTTAGCTCAATTTAGGAAGAATCTAGAGAGTCTGCCCATTGTAGCTTTCGCTTCATCTTCAGATACGGCTCCTTCCAGTGACTACAATCTTTCAAGCACAGGTTCTTCTGCGCCTTCTACCGTTTCTGTTACGTACAGCAAAAAAGTTCGGCGAGAATTTGAGAAATTAGAAAAATTGCTCAAGGTGATTTGGACACCTCAGGATATGTTGCTCGACACTTATAGAGCCCTTTTGCCAGACAAAAATGACGTTGATTTAGTTTCTATTATGAACATCAAAGGCATCAGCTACCAAAGCCAGCACCAAATTCTAGATGCTTTTGGATCACCTAAGGACTCACCTGCTCGAGATTTTGTAACAAGAGACTGGATAGATACCACGAAAACCACCTTCGACTCAACTACACAGACTATCAAAGGCGCCATTTTTAATATGTTTAAGCAACCTTGA
- the LOC126324517 gene encoding uncharacterized protein LOC126324517 isoform X1, protein MESKGSPNLIDRRVDEFSKERPSVEEIASFLSLDCVVIPLERPYIWSNTVVSLDGVCSIGQGKRGVRLIGLHHLSDSQGSTDFKLLSAGWASSDAIIFSAAGLRTECEQKLLVVQPDLLNWRMNTLKRQSRQPSVIVVTKSGWLDIKHPIWSTDRLKIIATSCNGKKAIHKYLLNNEKELSNDAGRISLWLKEKYNIIIKSFPDTQNENSVDLVKLCTYLKVVHSFRYLDISAGPTLINLFLKNKLIDECRYTRSGVLVGQHPWGDCEGVEGPDKRPLQYPASINFKPFEWPILKFVGLRMFGPYHVYHRGLWQYRH, encoded by the exons ATGGAATCTAAAGGATCTCCTAATTTAATTGACAGAAGGGTAGATGAATTTTCCAAAGAAAGGCCGAGCGTAGAAGAAATTGCCTCTTTTTTATCTTTGGATTGTGTGGTTATCCCTCTTGAAAGACCTTATATATGGTCTAATACAGTTGTAAGTCTAGATGGTGTTTGCAG TATAGGCCAGGGAAAAAGGGGTGTACGACTGATTGGGTTGCATCACCTATCCGACTCTCAAGGAAGTACAGACTTCAAGTTGTTATCTGCTG GATGGGCTTCATCTGACGCAATCATATTTAGCGCAGCAGGCCTACGTACTGAGTGTGAACAAAAACTTTTGGTTGTCCAACCGGACCTCTTAAATTGGAGAATGAACACTCTTAAGCGCCAATCAAGACAGCCAAGTGTTATTGTTGTGACTAAATCTGGGTGGCTTGATATCAAGCACCCGATATGGTCAACAGATAGATTAAAAATAATAGCTACTTCTTGTAATGGAAAAAAAGCTATTCATAAGTATCTTCTCAATAATGAAAAGGAACTGTCGAACGATGCTGGAAGGATCAGCCTATGGTTGAAAGAGAAATACAACATTATTATCAAATCATTTCCAGACACTCAAAATGAAAATTCAGTTGATTTGGTAAAGCTGTGTACATATTTAAAAGTGGTACACAGCTTTCGATACCTGGATATATCAGCTGGTCCGACATtaatcaatttgtttttaaaaaa CAAATTGATTGACGAATGTAGATACACAAGATCAGGAGTACTGGTCGGACAGCATCCATGGGGTGACTGCGAAGGAGTCGAGGGGCCTGATAAAAGACCACTCCAATATCCAGCATCTATAA ACTTCAAACCTTTTGAATGGCCTATTCTGAAATTCGTTGGTTTAAGAATGTTCGGTCCCTACCATGTATACCATAGAGGGTTATGGCAATATCGCCACTAG